A genomic segment from Anticarsia gemmatalis isolate Benzon Research Colony breed Stoneville strain chromosome 14, ilAntGemm2 primary, whole genome shotgun sequence encodes:
- the LOC142978382 gene encoding uncharacterized protein LOC142978382, with amino-acid sequence MQGKYFLLVLVVTYSQHIASSHILTSSYVDMSLPACKKLLTYAVMNDLCPTYGDYSSDSSEQGYLPPIAQELALIQQEYKDNIIKKCCSKPCTLNELLAIC; translated from the exons ATGCAAGGCAAATACTTCCTATTAGTGCTAGTAGTGACATACAGCCAGCACATTGCTTCATCACACATCTTGACATCGTCATACGTGGATATGTCTTTACCGGCTTGTAAGAAATTGCTGACATACGCCGTGATGAACGATTTGTGCCCTACATATGGAGATTATTCCTCAGATTCTTCCG AACAAGGATATCTGCCACCAATCGCACAAGAACTGGCACTAATTCAACAAGAATATAAGGATAACATCATTAAAAAGTGTTGTTCAAAACCTTGCACTTTAAACGAATTGCTAGCTATTTGCTAG
- the LOC142978438 gene encoding uncharacterized protein LOC142978438 isoform X2: MGRRSINTTKSGKYMNPTDQARKEARKKELKKNKRQRQMVRAAVLKMKDPTQILEELQKIDEMEYNVLQPSPLNEKVLKEKRKKLRETFDRVLKMYDKDDPEKWVELKRQEMEYDKRRAHLISYYESVKHAQSVQVDDIPLPTLQIPDNLIYSNLPSQIPLPLDAAHPNIPPPAIVKPILKKDSVYKERPAGLEPPGVPQGPPIDFQQLVSESWPSKDKTKEKKSLRFSDMADEGPPGENCAPVLPNPPKLPVQAKPPPPENIDGEAMDEDNHVPNNNSNGTLTATPAPKPTSLQQRMLALSGQNIDDFMKEMEEVHRKRERDRAADLNARLSALKRHGGTGGTHTTGGRDSDSDSEGETHHGGFGPNHPEYSLEPPGAEIRQMPPPLLPPGLRPPPLRAPLAPPLRLGPPGPPGPPGPPPGPPGPPPGPPPGPPGLGARAMLRPPGPPPGAPPRLLRPLVPPPPPKPHPQVSVLTAAPQLISKKDAQQGATISAKPQIRNLSADVTRFVPSALRVKREDKKSKPGIKTGTVQRPADVPKQAPSKDDAYMQFMKEMEGLL, encoded by the exons atggGTCGACGATCAATAAATACCACTAAAAGTGGTAAATATATGAATCCGACTGATCAAGCTC GGAAAGAGGCAAGAAAAAAGgaattgaagaaaaataaaaggcaGAGACAAATGGTGCGAGCAGCTGTACTTAAAATGAAAGATCCTACCCAGATCTTGGAAGAACTGCAGAAAATTGATGAAATGG AGTATAATGTTCTACAACCCTCACCTCTCAATGAAaaggttttaaaagaaaagaggAAAAAATTGAGAGAAACATTTGATAGAGTGCTCAAgatgtat GACAAAGACGATCCAGAAAAATGGGTAGAATTAAAAAGACAGGAAATGGAATATGATAAAAGGAGGGCGCATTTAATCTCTTATTATGAATCGGTGAAACATGCACAGTCAGTACAAGTAGACGATATTCCATTGCCTACTTTACAG ATACCAGATAACTTAATATACAGCAATCTACCTTCACAAATACCTCTTCCATTGGACGCGGCGCATCCTAACATACCTCCACCTGCGATAGTCAAACCTATACTAAAGAAGGATTCTGTTTACAAA GAAAGGCCGGCCGGCTTGGAACCCCCCGGCGTGCCTCAGGGCCCACCCATTGACTTTCAACAATTGGTCAGTGAAAGTTGGCCATCTAAGGACAAGACGAAAGAGAAGAAGAGCCTGAGGTTCTCTGACATGGCTGATGAAGGACCTCCGGGAGAGAACTGTGCT CCGGTATTGCCAAATCCTCCTAAACTACCAGTGCAAGCGAAACCGCCGCCTCCAGAAAACATAGACGGTGAAGCAATGGATGAAGACAACCATGTACCTAACAACAATTCTAATGGGACTCTCACCGCGACGCCCGCGCCTAAACCTACCTCGTTACAGCAAAGAATGTTGGCGCTCTCTGGACAGAATATAGACGACTTTATGAAAGAGATGGAAGAAGTACACAGGAAGAGAGAAAGGGATAGAGCTGCTGATCTTAATGCTAG ACTGAGTGCGTTGAAACGCCACGGCGGTACCGGCGGGACTCACACAACAGGCGGGCGGGACAGTGACTCGGACAGCGAGGGCGAGACGCACCACGGCGGATTCGGGCCTAACCACCCCGAGTACTCGCTTGAACCACCCGGCGCTGAGATACGACAGATGCCACCACCGCTGCTACCACCAG GTCTTCGTCCACCACCTCTACGTGCACCTTTGGCCCCACCACTAAGACTCGGGCCACCAGGACCGCCGGGCCCGCCAGGTCCTCCACCAGGGCCTCCTGGACCCCCGCCGGGTCCGCCTCCTGGTCCCCCAGGCCTGGGTGCTCGTGCTATGTTAAGGCCGCCGGGACCACCGCCTGGTGCTCCACCGAGGTTACTAAGACCTCTGGTGCCGCCTCCTCCGCCCAAGCCTCACCCGCAAGTGTCGGTGCTCACGGCAGCCCCACAACTCATATCGAAGAAGGATGCTCAACaag GTGCAACTATAAGTGCAAAACCTCAAATACGCAATCTTTCCGCGGACGTTACAAGGTTCGTACCGTCAGCGTTGCGAGTCAAAAGGGAAGACAAGAAGTCCAAGCCGGGAATCAAAACTGGGACCGTACAAAGGCCGGCTGACGTTCCTAAGCAAGCACCAAGCAAGGACGATGCTTACATGCAGTTCATGAAGGAAATGGAGGGACTTTTGTAg
- the LOC142978438 gene encoding uncharacterized protein LOC142978438 isoform X1, with product MGRRSINTTKSGKYMNPTDQARKEARKKELKKNKRQRQMVRAAVLKMKDPTQILEELQKIDEMEYNVLQPSPLNEKVLKEKRKKLRETFDRVLKMYDKDDPEKWVELKRQEMEYDKRRAHLISYYESVKHAQSVQVDDIPLPTLQIPDNLIYSNLPSQIPLPLDAAHPNIPPPAIVKPILKKDSVYKPLCFQERPAGLEPPGVPQGPPIDFQQLVSESWPSKDKTKEKKSLRFSDMADEGPPGENCAPVLPNPPKLPVQAKPPPPENIDGEAMDEDNHVPNNNSNGTLTATPAPKPTSLQQRMLALSGQNIDDFMKEMEEVHRKRERDRAADLNARLSALKRHGGTGGTHTTGGRDSDSDSEGETHHGGFGPNHPEYSLEPPGAEIRQMPPPLLPPGLRPPPLRAPLAPPLRLGPPGPPGPPGPPPGPPGPPPGPPPGPPGLGARAMLRPPGPPPGAPPRLLRPLVPPPPPKPHPQVSVLTAAPQLISKKDAQQGATISAKPQIRNLSADVTRFVPSALRVKREDKKSKPGIKTGTVQRPADVPKQAPSKDDAYMQFMKEMEGLL from the exons atggGTCGACGATCAATAAATACCACTAAAAGTGGTAAATATATGAATCCGACTGATCAAGCTC GGAAAGAGGCAAGAAAAAAGgaattgaagaaaaataaaaggcaGAGACAAATGGTGCGAGCAGCTGTACTTAAAATGAAAGATCCTACCCAGATCTTGGAAGAACTGCAGAAAATTGATGAAATGG AGTATAATGTTCTACAACCCTCACCTCTCAATGAAaaggttttaaaagaaaagaggAAAAAATTGAGAGAAACATTTGATAGAGTGCTCAAgatgtat GACAAAGACGATCCAGAAAAATGGGTAGAATTAAAAAGACAGGAAATGGAATATGATAAAAGGAGGGCGCATTTAATCTCTTATTATGAATCGGTGAAACATGCACAGTCAGTACAAGTAGACGATATTCCATTGCCTACTTTACAG ATACCAGATAACTTAATATACAGCAATCTACCTTCACAAATACCTCTTCCATTGGACGCGGCGCATCCTAACATACCTCCACCTGCGATAGTCAAACCTATACTAAAGAAGGATTCTGTTTACAAA CCGTTATGCTTTCAGGAAAGGCCGGCCGGCTTGGAACCCCCCGGCGTGCCTCAGGGCCCACCCATTGACTTTCAACAATTGGTCAGTGAAAGTTGGCCATCTAAGGACAAGACGAAAGAGAAGAAGAGCCTGAGGTTCTCTGACATGGCTGATGAAGGACCTCCGGGAGAGAACTGTGCT CCGGTATTGCCAAATCCTCCTAAACTACCAGTGCAAGCGAAACCGCCGCCTCCAGAAAACATAGACGGTGAAGCAATGGATGAAGACAACCATGTACCTAACAACAATTCTAATGGGACTCTCACCGCGACGCCCGCGCCTAAACCTACCTCGTTACAGCAAAGAATGTTGGCGCTCTCTGGACAGAATATAGACGACTTTATGAAAGAGATGGAAGAAGTACACAGGAAGAGAGAAAGGGATAGAGCTGCTGATCTTAATGCTAG ACTGAGTGCGTTGAAACGCCACGGCGGTACCGGCGGGACTCACACAACAGGCGGGCGGGACAGTGACTCGGACAGCGAGGGCGAGACGCACCACGGCGGATTCGGGCCTAACCACCCCGAGTACTCGCTTGAACCACCCGGCGCTGAGATACGACAGATGCCACCACCGCTGCTACCACCAG GTCTTCGTCCACCACCTCTACGTGCACCTTTGGCCCCACCACTAAGACTCGGGCCACCAGGACCGCCGGGCCCGCCAGGTCCTCCACCAGGGCCTCCTGGACCCCCGCCGGGTCCGCCTCCTGGTCCCCCAGGCCTGGGTGCTCGTGCTATGTTAAGGCCGCCGGGACCACCGCCTGGTGCTCCACCGAGGTTACTAAGACCTCTGGTGCCGCCTCCTCCGCCCAAGCCTCACCCGCAAGTGTCGGTGCTCACGGCAGCCCCACAACTCATATCGAAGAAGGATGCTCAACaag GTGCAACTATAAGTGCAAAACCTCAAATACGCAATCTTTCCGCGGACGTTACAAGGTTCGTACCGTCAGCGTTGCGAGTCAAAAGGGAAGACAAGAAGTCCAAGCCGGGAATCAAAACTGGGACCGTACAAAGGCCGGCTGACGTTCCTAAGCAAGCACCAAGCAAGGACGATGCTTACATGCAGTTCATGAAGGAAATGGAGGGACTTTTGTAg
- the LOC142978312 gene encoding arf-GAP with dual PH domain-containing protein 1-like isoform X1, which produces MVDHNQKLLQELQKKSGNNVCADCGSPDPDWASYNLGIFICMRCASIHRGMGAHISKVKHLKLDRWEDSQVQRMKEVGNNAAKNKYEERVPPCYRRPNKNDPQVLIEQWIRAKYEREEFCHPERQSYLSGTMVGYLMKRGKEDSRFQPRKFVLSENEDTLKYHPATDGCGRTTGCLDRLIDRLRVKNFGPLRYHVRENKEPKGVLKLSELNVAFAPAKIGHMNSMQLTFMKDGSTRHIYVYHEDPEVISNWYTAIRCAQLHLFQVAFPSTPQSDLVHRLPKDFAREGWLWKTGPRPSDAHRRRWFTLDNRKLMYHDEPLDAYPKGEIFVGHESNGYCIKVSNTGNGCKEARFPFQLVTPDRTYCFAATTHEDRDGWLAVIQQTIKRPLTPQDSTIEATLVRKRTASNSISIFSGR; this is translated from the exons ATGGTAGATCATAACCAGAAATTGTTACAGGAGTTGCAAAAGaaaagtggaaataatgtttgtgCCGATTGTGGAAGTCCGG ATCCCGATTGGGCATCATACAATTTGGGCATATTCATCTGTATGCGGTGTGCAAGCATTCACCGCGGCATGGGAGCACACATAAGTAAAGTGAAACACCTGAAGCTTGATCGTTGGGAGGACTCGCAGGTGCAAAGAATGAAAGAGGTCGGCAACAACGCAGCGAAGAACAAATATGAAGAAAGAGTCCCACCGTGTTACAGAAGACCTAACAAAAATGATCCACA AGTCCTCATCGAACAATGGATCCGTGCGAAGTATGAACGTGAAGAGTTTTGTCATCCGGAGCGACAGAGTTATCTATCAGGCACCATGGTAGGGTACCTCATGAAGCGAGGGAAAGAGGACAGTCGGTTTCAGCCGAGGAAGTTCGTCTTAAGTGAGAATGAGGACACGCTTAA GTATCATCCCGCGACCGACGGCTGTGGCCGTACTACTGGTTGTCTCGATCGGTTAATCGATCGCCTCCGCGTCAAAAACTTTGGTCCCCTGAG ATATCATGTGAGAGAGAACAAGGAACCGAAAGGTGTGCTCAAACTGTCCGAGCTGAACGTAGCCTTTGCGCCGGCGAAGATAGGACACATGAACTCCATGCAACTTACCTTCATGAAGGACGGCTCTACGAGACACATCTACGTGTATCACGAGGACCCTGAAGTTATTAGCAATTG GTACACAGCGATCCGTTGCGCCCAACTGCACTTGTTTCAAGTAGCGTTTCCATCAACACCTCAATCAGACCTGGTCCACCGCCTGCCCAAAGACTTCGCCCGCGAAGGTTGGCTGTGGAAGACCGGCCCGAGGCCTTCAGACGCGCATCGACGCAGGTGGTTCACACTGGACAATAGGAAACTTATGTACCACGATGAACCTCTTGATGCTTATCCTAAAGGAGAGATATTTGTTG GCCACGAATCCAACGGGTACTGCATCAAGGTGTCGAACACGGGCAACGGCTGCAAAGAGGCGCGCTTCCCCTTCCAACTAGTGACGCCGGACAGAACGTACTGCTTCGCCGCCACGACACATGAAGACCGGGATGGGTGGCTCGCAGTTATACAACAGACCATCAAACGACCGCTCACACCACAAGACTCTACCA TCGAAGCAACTCTTGTTCGCAAGCGGACGGCGTCGAACTCCATCAGTATATTCTCGGGGAGGTAG
- the LOC142978312 gene encoding arf-GAP with dual PH domain-containing protein 1-like isoform X2, which translates to MVDHNQKLLQELQKKSGNNVCADCGSPDPDWASYNLGIFICMRCASIHRGMGAHISKVKHLKLDRWEDSQVQRMKEVGNNAAKNKYEERVPPCYRRPNKNDPQVLIEQWIRAKYEREEFCHPERQSYLSGTMVGYLMKRGKEDSRFQPRKFVLSENEDTLKYHVRENKEPKGVLKLSELNVAFAPAKIGHMNSMQLTFMKDGSTRHIYVYHEDPEVISNWYTAIRCAQLHLFQVAFPSTPQSDLVHRLPKDFAREGWLWKTGPRPSDAHRRRWFTLDNRKLMYHDEPLDAYPKGEIFVGHESNGYCIKVSNTGNGCKEARFPFQLVTPDRTYCFAATTHEDRDGWLAVIQQTIKRPLTPQDSTIEATLVRKRTASNSISIFSGR; encoded by the exons ATGGTAGATCATAACCAGAAATTGTTACAGGAGTTGCAAAAGaaaagtggaaataatgtttgtgCCGATTGTGGAAGTCCGG ATCCCGATTGGGCATCATACAATTTGGGCATATTCATCTGTATGCGGTGTGCAAGCATTCACCGCGGCATGGGAGCACACATAAGTAAAGTGAAACACCTGAAGCTTGATCGTTGGGAGGACTCGCAGGTGCAAAGAATGAAAGAGGTCGGCAACAACGCAGCGAAGAACAAATATGAAGAAAGAGTCCCACCGTGTTACAGAAGACCTAACAAAAATGATCCACA AGTCCTCATCGAACAATGGATCCGTGCGAAGTATGAACGTGAAGAGTTTTGTCATCCGGAGCGACAGAGTTATCTATCAGGCACCATGGTAGGGTACCTCATGAAGCGAGGGAAAGAGGACAGTCGGTTTCAGCCGAGGAAGTTCGTCTTAAGTGAGAATGAGGACACGCTTAA ATATCATGTGAGAGAGAACAAGGAACCGAAAGGTGTGCTCAAACTGTCCGAGCTGAACGTAGCCTTTGCGCCGGCGAAGATAGGACACATGAACTCCATGCAACTTACCTTCATGAAGGACGGCTCTACGAGACACATCTACGTGTATCACGAGGACCCTGAAGTTATTAGCAATTG GTACACAGCGATCCGTTGCGCCCAACTGCACTTGTTTCAAGTAGCGTTTCCATCAACACCTCAATCAGACCTGGTCCACCGCCTGCCCAAAGACTTCGCCCGCGAAGGTTGGCTGTGGAAGACCGGCCCGAGGCCTTCAGACGCGCATCGACGCAGGTGGTTCACACTGGACAATAGGAAACTTATGTACCACGATGAACCTCTTGATGCTTATCCTAAAGGAGAGATATTTGTTG GCCACGAATCCAACGGGTACTGCATCAAGGTGTCGAACACGGGCAACGGCTGCAAAGAGGCGCGCTTCCCCTTCCAACTAGTGACGCCGGACAGAACGTACTGCTTCGCCGCCACGACACATGAAGACCGGGATGGGTGGCTCGCAGTTATACAACAGACCATCAAACGACCGCTCACACCACAAGACTCTACCA TCGAAGCAACTCTTGTTCGCAAGCGGACGGCGTCGAACTCCATCAGTATATTCTCGGGGAGGTAG
- the HLH54F gene encoding basic helix-loop-helix domain-containing transcription factor HLH54F translates to MPRKRVNRSPPTEKRVDDAEDDDFFFDDTQSNSGRSSHEPQHRNAANARERARMRVLSKAFCRLKTTLPWVPADTKLSKLDTLRLAASYIAHLRALLHEPRSAHTPPHPLSLAWPFAFQHGGTLSCAISQRWNINPTSNDPSGCRNNIQSSRDNAQDINCSEGYSQEYPENDYEERCYEDMTTNESCAPMQYCNYGYKENYHNMVNMRNGYTSDNLINNG, encoded by the exons ATGCCTAGAAAACGAGTGAATCGTTCCCCTCCGACTGAAAAGCGGGTGGATGATGCTGAAGATGATGATTTCTTTTTCGATGATACGCAATCTAATTCag gcCGTAGTTCCCATGAACCACAGCACAGAAATGCCGCAAACGCAAGAGAGCGCGCTAGAATGAGAGTCCTGTCGAAAGCGTTCTGCAG ACTGAAGACTACACTGCCGTGGGTGCCGGCGGACACGAAGCTGTCCAAACTGGACACGCTGCGGCTGGCGGCGTCGTACATCGCCCATCTGCGCGCGCTGCTGCACGAGCCGCGGTCTGCGCACACGCCGCCACATCCACTCAGCCTG GCGTGGCCATTTGCATTTCAACATGGCGGCACATTGAGTTGTGCGATCTCCCAAAGATGGAACATAAATCCGACGTCTAACGATCCATCAGGCTGTCGAAACAACATCCAATCATCAAGAGACAATGCCCAGGATATCAACTGCAGTGAAGGCTACAGTCAAGAATATCCCGAAAACGATTATGAAGAACGATGCTACGAAGACATGACAACGAACGAATCTTGCGCACCGATGCAATACTGCAACTACGGTTACAAGGAGAACTACCACAATATGGTCAACATGAGAAACGGTTACACATCCGATAATTTAATCAATAATGGataa